ctgttccgcgcgtatattatctcccgacaagttagcagatgtgaagaacagtgaagaatagaataaaaacagtgaacacaggatcatttaagtgaaaaacacagtgaagaatagattacagatgtttggcacatctgcttacttgtcgggagatacgctgtcccgggatccgctgctcttcttccactgaagtctgcccgatgtctccgtgccgctgcccgatgtcaccgtgccccgatgtcaccgtgccccatgtcaccgtgccccgatgtctccgtgccccgatgtctccgtgccccgatgtctccgtgcccccgatgtctccgtgccccctatgtctccgtgccccgatgtctccgtgccccgatgtctccgtgccccgatgtctccgtgccccgatgtctccgtgccccgatgtctccgtgcccctatgtctccgtgcccctatgtctccgtgccccgatgtctccgtgcccctatgtctccgtgccccgatgtcaccgtgccccgatgtcaccgtgccccgatgtctccgtgccccgatgtctccgtgccccgatgtctccgtgccccgatgtctccgtgccccgatgtctccgtgcccctatgtctccgtgccccgatgtctccgtgccccgatgtctccgtgcccctatgtctccgtgccccgatgtctccgtgcccctatgtctccgtgccccgatgtctccgtgcccctatgtctccgtgcccctatgtctccgtgccgctccgtgccgctgcccgatgtctctgtgccgctccccggtgtctccgtgccgctccccggtgtctctgtgctgctccccggtgtctctgtgctgctccctggtgtctctgtcctgctcactgtgttcttcaatgtgttcttcacatactattttgtttgcaccgttccgcgcgtatctcccgacaagtaagcagatgtgccgaacatctgtaatctattcttcactgtgttctttactgtgtttttcacttaaatgatcctgtgttcactgtgttcactgtttttattctattcttcattgttcttcactttgtttttttaattaaatgctcgatctcgagcaggggaaatactcgtccgagcaacgagccgtttcgagtaccttaatactcgaacgagcatcaagctcggacgagtatactcgctcatctctaattataagagtccccgcccacaccctgggattttacactcagcagcctagagagtgataggagctaaaacagcaataaaattgagtaacattgtaaagtaagggattaaaatgatctttattgtgttaacatcactaggggattgagatgtgagaattttctttcgtgggaaaacccctttaagacaaacctacagaacctatcttgtacataacccggggactgcctgtacattattCCAGTAATTTTTGGAATGTTTTAGTTTAGTTCAGTTTCTGAAGTAAAGTTGATAAAATTTTGGCAGCCCAACCAGATAATTTAGAGAAAGTAATGTAAATTATAGCATGAATCTATCCTAGTTTCAGTGCAGGAAATGAATCTCTTAATGAATTAGATGCATCTTAAGATACAGTAATGAAATAGTACCTGTGCACTCAAAGTCTCTAGAGGACTCTCAACCCTGGGGAAAGCCATTAGGGGCATTCCTCGTGTGTCTTCAGCTTTCGGCTTAGATGGAGCACCATGCGTTCCTTTAAAGTTATGTACAACACACAGTCCCTGAAACAACAACATGAAATGGTTATGGCAGGAATATATAAATGATACTGTCACTTACTGTTTGAGGCTATAGCAGCCATTAAGATAAATGACAGGCAAACACTAAATTCTGGTGATCTGCTGTATCTGCCAGCCAGATTGCATGTGTTTGGATTTTGGTCCAGGTAGACCCGAATCCCCCTGGTTCTATTTATCACTACTTATCAACTATGTAACTGACATCTGTTTCATGTATTTCTATATCTACTCTATTAGGGTATAAGAATAACTCTAgcttatatataacaccaccaccTCTAGCTTAGGCTGCTTCTGAAGGGGGAATACGGAAAATCAGCTTTAATGAGCTATAATCTTGGAGTAAGATACTGTAGTGCAAAACCTAAAGATAGCAAtgtgaggagtagtactgtggtATGGTACCATATCTTGAAAACTTAAGAATGCCCAGTAAAATAACACTTAACAGGCTGCTTTGAATAAAGGGCAGTATAATTATAAAATGAAAATAGTTACTATTACTTGATCACATCAACACTACCCATCCCACTGCACTCCTATTCATTGAAGTTTCGCAATGCTAGAAGAGACATGGTTGGGTGGTGACCTATGTCAGCATTGATGGGGAACATTGGTAATGGAGGAGAAGGGGAGTCGGGTTGTTGTGTATTGTATTTTTTCAGGTAACCTCTTCATTTTGTAAAACACTaattattttaaagagaaccttttgggacattaaaccaatTACATGTCCTATTCGTCCTTAATGTCTCAAATAGCCTTGTTACAGTTCTCTCTATGGCCACCTTTACACTTACCTGAATCGAAAAACATGGCCGATGTATAAAGCATTAACTTTTCACAGTCTTTACTTAGTGTATTTTTCCTGATGTTGTGCActactaaatatatataaatgaagtttgAGAATAGTTATACCACAAAGAAAAaagtaaagacattggggcagatttatcaagtgctgGCGCTCCATTAGCGCCAAGTGCTTGCCGTTAAGCCCCGCCCTTTGAGCCGTGCTGAATATTTCAAGAGGTCGACATCTCAGGCAGGATGGACGCCTGCCAGGTCCTGACTAAGTCATAGCCTGTATTCAGGCATACAAGATGTGATAAATGCTCCCATTTTTCTGATGCTACTTACCAAAAACAAAGCGACAGCAGTTCCCAGAATGAAGCCTCCAATAACATCTACACAGTGGTTTCTGTATTCAGATACACGGTTCAGTCCAGTTAGAAATGCAGAACAAAGGGTCCCGAGGCAGAGCACAGGTTTGGCTAGTCGGCTGCTTTTCGTTTTAATTGTGCTCGTGATGTACATCTGAAACAGAAGATGGGATCCCTTGTCAGTTCAAAGGGATTATGTCTCTTTTAACTGTGCCATCAAAAGGACATAAAAGGTCTGCACTGCATCTCTGGAGTTGTAAAGTATGTACCTGAAATGCATTATTCAGAGCGTAAAGGAAAGTGTTGAACATCTCAATAAGGCTATAACTTGATGAAAACAATAAATGGCATGAGAGATTTTggtgacaatggtcacaaaaaTGAGTGAAAAGTAAGGCCACTTACCATGTAGTGATGCAGAACTTATTCTAAAAAACTAACAACATGAAATCACTGCCTGATCCGATGGCTAGATAATAAACCTCACCACTCTACATCATGTTAACAATACAGATACatccacatatatataatatatatattaatctCACACAAGCCTAGATATATCACCAGGATATCACTCTCTAACCACATGATAAAATACTCCTTAAGGGCGCATTAGCACGAGCGTATGggagatgtacagtatgtatggctgcaagcttgcgcACGTACATACAtaccccatagaaatcaatggccgcacagagtcctatctttctacatgtTCTATCCTTCTCCTTGTTATGGGCCGTGCACAATGGATTTCTATGGAGAAGGTAGGGGTCGCGGCTGACCTATGCACATacgtcagtgtgcatgtagcctaaggcagcAACTGACAAAACAACTCAATCCAAAGATTTTTCTGCATAAATGAAGTAAATGTCAGGATTTTACAACAGGGTTTTAGATTTGTCTGCACAGTATACGTCATATCGAGCCGGAAAAACAGGCTGAGAAATGCAGTAAGATTAAGATTAGCATTATGCCACAAATCCAATGTTGCTCTATTATAATACCAAATTTAAACACTAGGGGGCGGCAGAGTTTTGCAACTGAAAATCTCATGTATTTTTATTAACAATCACTGTGATAAATTGAAGATACAGCAATAAAGCAATACATGAAGTGCTGCATTTAACAATACTGCAATGACAGGATAAATACTTTCAATATCCTTCTTACATTATTGGTTGTACAAAGTACAATCTTAAAAGGCTGTATTTATATTGTTTGATTTAAAATTTACTCAAAGCTTAAAGGAGAGGTTGTTCAagataaataagaaaaaataaggCTTCACCTACTGACAAATTGGGCTTGTTATTGTAGCTCAAAATCATTCACTAAAATGGTGGGTAGATATGGGCACTGTTTCTATAAGAAAACAGAATTGCTCTTGTTCCATATATGTCCCGTAATCACACTTTTTCATCACACACAACCAGTTTCTGCTATAGCCATTGCTCTCTGAATATGACAATACTGACACACAGAAACAGTTTAGCATGTTATATATGCAGTGAGGTTAGCAGTGACaaatataatgaaaaattaataaatgttaatCATTCTGCTTCTGGTTTTTCTTTGACTGATTTGTCGCTCTTGGGGTTTCGCAGTGTTTGTTGTGACAGTTAAGCAAAGTGCACCCATCTTGCTTTTacttacactcactggccactttattaggtacacctgtccaactgctcgttaacacttaatttctaatcagccaatcacatggcggcaactcagtgcatttaggcatatagacatggtcaagacaatctcctgcagttcaaaccgagcatcagtatggggaagaaaggtgatttgagtgcctttgaacgtagcatggttgttggtgccagaagggctggtctgagtatttcagaaactgctgatctactgggattttcacgcacaaccatctctagggtttacaaagaatggtccgaaaaagaaaaaacatccagtgagcagcagttctgtgggcggaaatgccttgttgatgccagaggtcagaggagaatgggcagactggtttgagctgatagaaaggcaacagtgactcaaatcgccacccgttacaaccaaggtaggcaaaagagcatctctgaacgcacagtacgtcgaactttgaggcagatgggctacagcagtagaagaccacaccgggtgccactcctttcagctaagaacaggaaactgaggctacaatttgcacaagctcatcgaaattggacagtagaagattggaaaaacgttgcctggtctgatgagtctcgatttctgctgcgacattcggatggtagggtcagaatttggcgtcaacaacatgaaagcatggatccatcctgccttgtattaacggttcaggctggtggtggtggtgtcatggtgtggggaatattttcttggcactctttgggccccttggtaccaattgagcatcgttgcaacgccacagcctacctgagtattgttgctgaccatgtccatccctttatgaccacaatgtacccaacatctgatggctactttcagcaggataatgcgccatgtcataaagctggaatcatctcagactggtttcttgaacatgacaatgagttcactgtactcaaatggcctccacagtcaccagatctcaatccaatagagcatctttggatgtggtggaacgggagattcacatcatggatgtgcagccgacaaatctgcggcaactgtgtgatgccatcgtgtcaatatggaccaaaatctctgaggaatgcttccagcaccttgttgaatctatgcgacGAAgatttgaggcagttctgaaggcaaaagggggtccaacccgttactagcatggtgtacctaataaagtggccggtgagtgtatttatcaCAGTTATCATTGAGCTTTGCATCCAAATGTTTCCGATCAAAGcacaaaacatattaaaaattccccccattgggtaaaaaacaagctctcatattTCTACACTGACCCTTAACCCCTCATTATATGCCCCAAGTGTCTAACAAACATATTTTTCATAACTACCTATTTATCTTGGTGAAACAACCTCCTTAGATATTCAGCTGGAGTTAACCTCCTTGACTCCCTTGAGCCAAATACCAGAATGGAATTTTTCTATGCatgtcactttttaaaaaaaatgtaaagctaTGGCTCTTAAAAGATATAAATCTCATGGACAGTGAGAATCAACTCCATTCAAATGTTGTACAAATTACCCCCTGAAATTTATTTGTATTGGCATTTGTAGTTGAATGTACATTTCTTACAAGGATTAACCAACGAGTTTGTATGGGCATCTAAAAACCTAAATTAGCACAACTGATACTCTTTGGTCCAAATAAAAAAGGCTGTATGAGAATGCCCATCGTTTAGTCATATTACTGTATACATTGGCTATTGAAGACCAATTGCAGACCCAGAGATTGCTGGTGCTTGAATTCTCTGCAGAAGTGGGTTGAGATAGAATTTTAGTCCCAAAGTCTTAGCTCCATTGACAATTGGAGGAAGAATTTTCTATGTCTACTTTTTCTAATCCTCCTTTTCCACTATGATTGCAGCACTTATCATTATCATGCCGGGAAGGCAGCATCACACAACAGGACAACTCTCCTGATGACAGCACGGTGCAGTGCCCTTTATCAATGAAGGTAAGATAGCTGCTgttaagggtggtttcacatcagggatttttcactgaacccattttggcttatagacacatacagattggttttctcttcctggcttcagtgattgttcagtgatgccttactgacccattcttttcaattctttttcacacatttttcactgatcattgatgagtttagaacctgttctttttgagttcattgaaaaaaaattgatcagttaaaaaaaaaagtgtgaaaatccCATTGATaacaatggttcagtaaggcatcagtgaaaaatcactgagtCCAGGAAGTTAAAACCaacctgtatgtgtccataagccaaaatgggttcagtgaaaaatcactccctaaaccatcactgattgtggaAACTTCACACTAGACTTCAAGCATCTTGGATTGTCCCTTGGACCACTGAACAACAGTCCAATTCTTTTTCTCCTTGACCCAGGAAAGATACTTTTGGTGTTGTCCATTGGTCAGGAGTGGCTTGACACATGGAATGTGACACCTGTAGCCCATGTCCAGGATTGGTGGTTCTTGGAGCACTGACTCCAGCACTCCAGTATTGTTGACTCACTGTGCTTGATTGATCACCAAACTAACCTGACTTTGTCAAGAGGAAGATGATACCAAACCCAACAATGCAGAGGAGGTGAAGGCTGCTATCAAAGCAACCAGGGCTTCCATAGCACCTCAGCAGTGGCATCAGCTGATTGCCTCCATGCCATGCCGCATTGATGCTGTCATTCATGCAAAAAGAGCCCAACCAAGTGTTGagtgcatttactgtacatacttttcATTTGTCCATTCTATGTCTTTTCAGTTGGTCTTATATAATATTCTAATTTTCATATATAATGCCTTTTGGGGTTTCCACTGCTGTAAGCCAAAATCATTAacataaacacttgaaaaagttaaCCCTGTTTGTAATGactttatataatatatgtgtttcACTTGTtgaattgaataactttttgctgatatACTCATTTATTGAGATGCACCTGTATGCTagtttatttttacaaattttaacaCACCAAGCTGATAAGGTTTCCCATCACTACACTATTCTGTTACAGTTTATCTCATATTCACATAAAAAGGGTTTATGCAGCCAGGCCActacatatgtatatgtatacatagggCCCATCTATTGGACTTCCATTAATTGTCAATCCCAACATTCCCTTTAGAAAGAATCAATATTTCACATAATAGTTCTACATTTTCATTAGTGTAGTATTTTACTTACTGTTGCATATAATGCAGAGTAAATACTTAAAGCAGCATGTTTGGAAGGGAATGACCTCCTGGCCTTCTCAATCACTTCAGGATCACCAGTGCAGATATTTCCATTGCTGATAAACTGATGATGAGCAAGACACTCTGTTCCCGTGTAGTTTGGTTTACATACAGTCAAGAAATATGGGGTGAGGTTGCCTGTCACTACTTGGCctgcatttacaaaaatatctGTTGCAAACAGTCCAAATGCAAAAACACCTGCAACAAAGAATAGATATCATAAGTACATTTCAGCTTTATGTGCTTTCATAGGATTGTTATAGTGTAGCTGTGCCTCATTTTATTTCATGAAATTTAGGAAAGTGGTTATCCATGGAGGAACTATTTTTTGCCAGCGTTTTTTCTATTGATCTGTTGATTCTGTAGGTGTTTTAATAGTAGTAGTTTTCTGTTGCCAAATCCACTTTGCAAATCAGCTATGAAAATAAAAATGGCATAAGGAATGTGGTAGATACAGAGGGATATAAAACAAATCCTTGTATATAATTCCTTCTTCCCAATCTGTAAATCAATTATTTGGGAATCTTGGGCTTTGGTAGATTGAAGTAAAGCAATTTATGAACCACATAGACATTCTACTACCTCTAGAGAATATTCGCAAATAATGGATTGGCCCCTCTGCAGGGTATGTGGAAATAGATTGGAATAACACTTCTGtgtaaaattaattaaaagtgTTAAGTCAACATTGACCTAGTAGCAGAAGTATTGGATTAGTCTTCTTCACTGTATCAGAGTTGCTGGTACAGCAGCACAGCTAGGATGCCCGAGGGGAAACGCACAACCTCATCTGCATGGCAGCTTGCCAGTCATCAATACCATAGATGTTCACAGACCGATCACACTCAAGGATGTCTGAAAGTTATCCATTTAACCCTTGACTAAGGAGTTTTATTCTCCTTCTACACAATGTCACACCCGGAGTGTGAAGACCTCAAGTAGTCAGAGGTTACCACCAGTAATTCTGTATATTGACGTCTGTAATTGACATATTAAAATATGAGTGAAAAGTAAATGTTTTtgaataaataaaggaatcatttcTCAGCAGAATTATCCTGTTCTCCTATAGGTATGTGGGAGAATTTTATGCTTTTCTAATATATTAAGAATTCTGATCCAACAAACTATAAGGCGTGAGATGAGATGAGCTGATACAGACAGAAACAGAAGGGGAACTGGGGACAGGAGTGGACTGCTTTACTGTAGTCTGTTGTGGAGTTTTTTATGGGCTGGGCTTCACTGCAACTACTAAGAgggagggggagctcactacatacaacaTGCAGTCTAAGCATGTAAACAAACTGCAGAAAATCCAATGTGTTCTGGGATCATAGGAACATTATGGGATTATAGGAATTGTTAAATAACTACTATGCAGATAAACCATGCAGTTTTTACAGGGTCTATGTGGGCAGGGGGCCTGGTGTTAATAATCTTATCCTGCTTCCCAACATAAATTTACAGCATTTTCTGGTAACCACCATTCCCTTCATTAAGCAGGAAGCCAGTGTTATCACTTAGACATCTAGGGGATAATTGAGAATGTATACCATAGGGTATTTGTAACATGTTTgaacaacattttaaaatatagcTTGTTTAACCCTTAAATGATGAGCCAGTAACTTTACACAAAGACTAGTACAAGTACTTATTGTTTCATTTAAACCCTTGGGTCCAAAAAAAATACCTGTGCCCATTATTAAACTGCTTTAGCCAGTAACTAGAGGGGCTCTAAGATGGAATAAAAAAACGAAAACCTTGAGATATGATGCCATCTAAAAAACGACACtcctcaataataaaaaaaaaaaaaaatcatgttaacCCCCTACATATAGATGTAGGCCTCCCTGATTTACTAATAGGCTCTTGCCTTTAGTAGACTTGATGCAATGTCCATCAGGTtggacctgtttagaccaggtctgacctggagaTGAGTGATCAGACACCCTATCAACCTGAGATAATAGTcaactaaaacattttttttaaagtttttcaaatatggaaaaatataaaaaataatctaattcaaatcaccccttcccCTAGAatgcatataattttttttttaaattccttaacatgttaggtatccttgTGTCCCATAatgtcctatctatcaaaatattaaaatgattgTTCAATGAAGTGAACTTTGTAACAGAAAAAAAGGTCCaaattgacacttttttgccagttTACCTCCCATAAAAAGGGATGAACTGACAAGATACCCATAGAGAAAAATATAGAGGCCCATTTATAGATCCATCCATTAATTGTGAATAAGGTAAAGTATGGAGAATTTAACCTTTATGCTCTAGAAGTGAAGAAGAAATATTACTAAGCAGTCCTGTTCTAATATGTGCTATTGGGGGAGCTGAAAACTAGAAGAAAGCTACCCATTATATTGCGGGTGTGCAGTGCATTAACATGACTCAAAGCAATTAGCCGGTGGAAGATTTCTACTCTGTCTGTCATGTAGCAATGTCATCAACCTCCATGCAACTGTCAATTACTGTGAGAAAATGAACCTTTATATGGAGGACACATTACAGAGAAGAGCATACGATAGTTACCAGAAAGACCATTGCATTAATGTGACATAATCTGACATGTAGAAATTACAAATGGATTAGTTATTGAGGAAAACAGAGCGACACAAGAAGCATAACATAAAGCATAAGTCACATAAAATATTCAAAGTGCAAATCTCTCATTTCATGATATATTTTTTCAAATCTATCTATTTTAAGAAAACACCTTAAAACACGCTCAGCCGGTGCTCAGccagcaagccctctccatgcaccgggacccgacatgcgCCGTACTACTACAGTGCATGTCAGTAAGGGTACCAAACTGTAAATACTTGGGGTGGAATTTATTAAAAGCTGTCTCATCTTTTACCCGTCTTAACATTCCCATGGTTGTGGAAAGCACACTGGATTTACTAAGACGCTCCCAGTCATGCAAcaagaattgtgactttttcattgctGGTAATACAGAAAAGTGGCATGAATGGCATTATAAATCTATCCGATAGTTCAGAAAAGTTTGGTTTCACTTGCCCTTCTCTAAACACACTTTTAAACACTCAGAACCAGTAGAAGATCTGAGGAATAGATTCACATATTCTGGAAATCCAAGTGGAATGTGTAGGGGCCATTGATAAAGAGTAACTCTGCTCTTTTGTCAAGCCTTAGTTGAGAAAAgaacacatttattatgcagttaTATATTATATCTCACCTATAAATCGTATGATCCGTCGGATAAGGGGGTTTAAGTAACAACACTCTCCAgtcaaaatcatcttttcttgaACAATCAGGTTTTCTCTAGTAGACTTAATAAAGTAAGTTGCTACTTCACCAATAAATAtctgaaaaaataaattaaaaatatgttttaaaaacaaagcaatatatacaaaatacttTTATGCCCCTACTATATAGACATCTAGTGAACAGGCAATGTATCCAAGGAGGTGCTTACCTGTTTCTTTATTTAGGTTTTGATGCATATAATTGTCTAACATATTCATAAAAGACTTATCCCCACCCCCTGTTCTTGACAAGGGTTACTGTGTTACTAAACTCATAGGGTAGTTTCAAAGGACTACTGATGTTTGTTAGGGGCAACCTTGGATACTGCCCTAGTAAAACCAGATGTGGATATGGACTGAATCTCAAAGATCAAACCACCTATGTTGATGATGTCTAATTGACCCAACACATTCCTTTTGGCAGCATTAACCACAGAACCACAGAATTGAGAAGTCATCCTCAATCTCATTTGGTTTTGTACATTCATAGCAAATCAGGACAGGACTTTGAAGAAACCCTCATGAGATTATATATAATCTTTGCCAATATGTAGGATTTAAATTGTCTCTACAAGTGATAATCCAGCAATTACTACATATTACTTGGCTAAGCATCTGCTCCACTGAATAATGTTTAAAGATATAAGATTTAAACAGGATTTACTTAATATCTGAGCATAATTATGTTTAACTAACACCAACAGTGTGTGCGTGCAAAGTCAAGTTCTTGAAATGCTGAACCATCTCGTCATAAGTTACAGAAGAAGCAGGCCGGAAGACGCCTTTCCAGCATCTCTGGTGTAAAGGACTGCTGCATACACAAGGCCTCACCAAGAGCTCGGGCATGACCCTCTACAGTCAAGAGTACAGTTACTATGACTAAGTACAGGCAGGTTCTTTAGGTTAGTTGTTTaattgaatttgtacgtaagttgaaactagtatattttatcatttatgattttttggtcacagtgacaattggatttttaaaattttgtgctgtcatgggaacaataattagcaataaaacttcattacaaccACCTCATAgccgatcattgcagcctgggacaatagtaaagcatccagaaagcttcaccaaaagtcacagtggttagagaggtccatctgtatctAGGGGTCCtctataaatacaataaatattgTATACTTAAATTAAACTGGGTTTCCTAGCTAAGCACATAAAATAATTCCCCAAACCCTGTAACAGAATAAAACAGTTTACCACACCCAGAACACCCTTAACTCTGATAGCACCCCCACCGATCACTGTTGCATTACACTTACTGTGTGTCTCCCTACATTGCAGACAATAATAGTAGCAGATCACCAGTCGTGTATCCTGTGGTGTTGGGAGACAGTAAAGTGCAGTAAAGCAAGGACTGGAGGTGGGGCTATTggggtggtgtatgtgtgtgttgagGGAATGAGGGTCCTTCAGCAGAATCCATATTAGCCATAATAGCTTTCATTTTCTAAAATCACCTTTGAGTTTATAATATTCAGTAACTTTATGTATGAACAGAAACAATGACCCATAATCATTATTTTATTGAAGAAGTATTTATTCTGAAAGGTAATTCCAGTGTGATCCAAGTAAAGGAGTTAGAATtccatatagtaaaaaaaaaatctccccagaAAGTTTTTGCAATCCCTCAGTCCCTCCTTCAGAATTGTAAGGTTTGTCTTCACCTTTGTACTTAATATATAGAAATACTAACTACATGATCAATGATACTTAAATTAACTTAAgactctagatcagtgatggcgaaccttttagagaccgagtgcccaaactgcaacccaaaacctaattacttatcgcaaagtgccagtacggcaatttaaccagaaaactgacagtttagtttagaatcaatttacacaggactgtctgagctcggattccagcagtcctatacacactgaaacgccacttttacaccattttacatcacacaaaagagtaataaaaagtcatcacgcagtcctcaaaatgtccgcaaattgcagtagtgggctGAGTGTGGGTGGAGTTTGGGCGGGGGGGTAGGGGTGCGATAGCGGGCTGGGATTCGGGCGcggggggcttgtggtagcggcgcagtgagtttcgggccgtttgcttaggggaggggcgggagtgggcaggaaatcagccttccTGCTGAacaatttcccccccccccccttggatgcgctgaataaaaaaagaaaataaactcacctcagactcggcgtt
The DNA window shown above is from Engystomops pustulosus chromosome 1, aEngPut4.maternal, whole genome shotgun sequence and carries:
- the PLPPR1 gene encoding phospholipid phosphatase-related protein type 1, with the translated sequence MALENNTHRSYSIIPCFIFVELVIMAGTVLLAYYFECTDTFQVHVQGFFCQDGNLMKPYPGTEDESFISPLVLYCVLAATPTAIIFIGEVATYFIKSTRENLIVQEKMILTGECCYLNPLIRRIIRFIGVFAFGLFATDIFVNAGQVVTGNLTPYFLTVCKPNYTGTECLAHHQFISNGNICTGDPEVIEKARRSFPSKHAALSIYSALYATMYITSTIKTKSSRLAKPVLCLGTLCSAFLTGLNRVSEYRNHCVDVIGGFILGTAVALFLGLCVVHNFKGTHGAPSKPKAEDTRGMPLMAFPRVESPLETLSAQNHSSSMTEVT